Proteins from a single region of Streptomyces spectabilis:
- a CDS encoding carboxymuconolactone decarboxylase family protein — translation MVDKQGTEPRSDFDRGLHLMRRMGELERPAVLDLFESVNEGAFGEQCVAFIYGNVYHREGLSLAERQLATIGTLTALGYASAQLRFHAKAALNVGCDRRQIIESIIQVSSFAGFPAVLNALLAVKELLAEPGKAESPSDEADPTRSSGAEDDRYERGLAVMQQVDGEAGKQVVAALQDIAPDLARYIIEFTFGEIYPRPHLDLLRREIVTVAACTALGSALPQLKVHIHGLLNVGGTRQQVVETVLHVAFYAGFPAALNAMAVAREVFADRVEDR, via the coding sequence ATGGTTGACAAGCAGGGGACCGAACCCAGGTCGGATTTCGATCGGGGACTGCATCTGATGCGGCGCATGGGCGAACTGGAACGCCCGGCGGTTCTCGACCTGTTCGAGAGCGTGAACGAGGGCGCGTTCGGCGAGCAGTGCGTCGCGTTCATCTATGGGAATGTCTACCACCGGGAGGGGCTTTCGCTGGCGGAACGGCAGTTGGCCACCATCGGCACGCTGACCGCTCTCGGATACGCGTCCGCGCAGCTTCGGTTCCACGCCAAAGCCGCACTGAACGTCGGCTGCGACCGGCGGCAGATCATCGAGTCCATCATCCAGGTCAGTTCGTTCGCGGGTTTCCCAGCCGTGCTCAACGCGCTCCTGGCGGTGAAGGAACTCCTTGCCGAACCGGGGAAGGCGGAAAGCCCGTCCGACGAGGCGGACCCCACACGGTCATCGGGTGCGGAGGACGACCGGTACGAACGCGGCCTTGCCGTCATGCAGCAGGTGGACGGCGAAGCGGGCAAGCAGGTGGTGGCGGCTCTCCAGGACATCGCGCCCGACCTCGCGCGGTACATCATCGAGTTCACCTTCGGTGAGATCTACCCTCGGCCGCATCTGGACCTGCTCCGTCGGGAGATCGTCACGGTGGCGGCCTGCACCGCGCTCGGCTCGGCACTGCCACAGCTGAAGGTGCACATCCACGGACTGCTGAACGTGGGCGGCACCCGGCAGCAGGTGGTCGAGACGGTGCTGCACGTGGCGTTCTACGCCGGATTCCCGGCAGCGCTCAACGCCATGGCAGTGGCGCGGGAAGTGTTCGCCGACCGCGTCGAGGACCGATGA
- a CDS encoding AfsA-related hotdog domain-containing protein: MLHESAGAAADRRRSSRSRPEGEGEGGDLRHVILVADRFAQFADGEQVLTVSECTALAAAGKAEPADGEWMLHLGQGIERSDLDALLDDGATKKGSGMRLAAPGLPLSRPVRPPVVHKHRAENVLLADFRNFSATHCAAGLRIHRDNEHLLDHHATRHVPGMLIVEAMRQICTAQFETSHRPGSPSEYAGIWHRIDISFDSFLFPLHAEVHSVITEFDEARKSSLRFRTTTSARQNGGVVARAEIEYSMVKQERIDLLEHRKAAGAVQSQLAGPQGL, translated from the coding sequence GTGCTTCATGAGTCGGCGGGCGCCGCTGCGGATCGGCGTCGATCGAGTCGGTCGCGACCGGAAGGCGAAGGCGAAGGAGGTGACTTACGGCATGTCATTCTGGTGGCGGACAGGTTTGCGCAGTTCGCCGATGGCGAGCAGGTCCTTACGGTCTCGGAGTGCACCGCGCTGGCCGCCGCCGGCAAGGCGGAGCCGGCCGACGGTGAATGGATGCTGCACCTCGGCCAGGGAATCGAGCGATCGGATCTGGACGCGCTGTTGGACGACGGCGCGACCAAGAAGGGATCCGGAATGCGCCTCGCGGCCCCGGGACTTCCGCTCTCCCGGCCGGTACGGCCCCCAGTGGTGCACAAGCATCGCGCGGAGAACGTCCTGCTCGCGGATTTCCGGAACTTTTCGGCGACGCACTGTGCGGCCGGGCTCAGAATACACAGGGACAACGAGCACCTCCTTGACCATCACGCCACGCGGCATGTTCCAGGAATGCTGATCGTCGAGGCCATGCGGCAGATCTGCACCGCGCAGTTCGAGACGAGCCACCGGCCCGGATCGCCATCCGAGTACGCGGGCATATGGCACCGCATCGACATAAGCTTCGACAGTTTCCTCTTCCCGCTCCACGCGGAAGTGCACTCCGTGATCACCGAGTTCGACGAGGCGAGGAAATCCAGTCTTCGGTTCCGTACGACGACGTCGGCGCGCCAGAACGGCGGGGTCGTGGCCAGGGCCGAAATCGAGTACTCCATGGTCAAACAGGAACGTATCGACCTTCTGGAACACCGCAAGGCGGCCGGGGCCGTTCAATCGCAGCTCGCCGGGCCTCAAGGACTCTGA